A single Anatilimnocola floriformis DNA region contains:
- a CDS encoding PVC-type heme-binding CxxCH protein, translating into MQRTTLLRGILRCFVVAIVFAVAACAVQLNRAQTQPSAQPPSPKEATVDEPLPPLEAARTMQVPEGFQVTLFAGEPDVKQPIGFAIDDRGRLWVAEAYNYPVHGTKAGDRIVILEDTDGDGRHDKRTVFYDGLNYVTGIEVGFGGAWVMSPPYFYFIPDRNGDDKPDDKPQVLLDGFGNHANSHNLANGFAWGPDGWLYGTHGRTNWSLIGKPGTPEKERERFDGGVYRYHPTRHVWEPYADGTTNPWGIDWNDYGEAFITNCVNPHLFHVIYGAHYEPWRNRESSQYAYQRIDTIADHLHFVGAWNVRDGLNSSAEDQAGGGHAHCGLMIYQGDNWPEQYRNTLFTNNIHGRRINNDILKRSGSGYTASHGKDLMRSKDPWFMGVTLQYGPDGSVFVIDWSDTGECHSVRNTRRETGRIYKISYGKPKPFSGNIAKLSDADLVKLQTHHNDWFVRHARRVLQERAAAKQDLSSAVNDLRATFEQQTNIPQKLRSLWTLQALEQWEIEDFIRLLRYEDEYVRGWAVRLLCEEPELSQSALERLALAARDDESPLVRMHIASNLQRLKLAGRWNIATALLSHDKDAKDENIPLLVWYAVEPLVTVDPQRFVALAGEAKLPLVARFIARRAASLPDSKSELAALVKMLSSTKGEVQKELLAGIIDGLAGRRTVAMPETWPNAYASLKVVNSDSLVEKALQLALIFDDPRALADLRAQAKDPKVAAAIRNRAIQALVAKKAKGLDAELLELIGDTPVAKAALRGLAEFEHAGTATAILSQYSKLEPNTRQDALQTLASRAAWALPLVAALEKNEVPRADVTAYTARQMFTLNNEELTTRLKAAWGELRTSPAEKQQQIASFKKRFTLDAIQKSDRSAGRAIFQKTCANCHTIFGTGGKIGPDITGSQRTNLDYLLHTLIDPSAAVNKDYQMHVIQTVDGRTITGLIAEESKTALTMQTVNEKIIIPADEIEERKLSPVSMMPDGLLQNLSNDQVRQLLAYLMGPDQAPLPK; encoded by the coding sequence TCTCCGCTGCTTCGTCGTCGCCATCGTTTTCGCAGTCGCCGCTTGCGCGGTGCAACTCAATCGCGCCCAAACGCAACCGTCAGCACAACCTCCATCGCCTAAAGAAGCCACAGTCGACGAACCGCTGCCGCCGCTCGAAGCCGCGCGGACGATGCAGGTGCCGGAGGGTTTTCAAGTCACCCTCTTCGCCGGCGAGCCCGACGTCAAACAGCCGATCGGTTTTGCCATCGACGACCGCGGCCGGCTGTGGGTCGCCGAGGCCTACAACTATCCGGTGCACGGCACGAAGGCGGGCGACCGGATCGTCATTCTCGAAGATACCGACGGCGATGGACGGCATGACAAACGAACCGTCTTTTACGACGGTCTGAATTATGTCACCGGCATCGAAGTCGGTTTCGGCGGCGCGTGGGTCATGTCGCCCCCCTACTTCTATTTCATTCCCGATCGCAACGGCGATGACAAACCGGACGACAAACCTCAGGTATTACTCGACGGCTTTGGCAATCACGCCAATTCCCACAACCTGGCCAACGGTTTTGCCTGGGGACCCGACGGCTGGTTGTACGGCACGCATGGCCGTACCAACTGGTCGCTGATCGGCAAGCCGGGCACGCCCGAGAAGGAGCGCGAGCGGTTCGACGGTGGCGTGTATCGGTATCATCCGACGCGACACGTCTGGGAACCCTACGCCGACGGCACGACGAATCCGTGGGGCATCGATTGGAACGACTACGGCGAAGCCTTCATCACCAACTGCGTCAATCCGCACTTGTTCCACGTCATCTACGGCGCGCACTACGAGCCGTGGCGCAATCGTGAGTCGAGCCAGTACGCCTATCAGCGAATCGACACGATCGCCGATCATTTGCACTTCGTCGGCGCGTGGAATGTGCGCGACGGGTTGAATTCATCTGCCGAAGATCAAGCCGGCGGCGGCCATGCCCACTGCGGACTCATGATCTATCAGGGGGATAACTGGCCGGAGCAATATCGCAACACGCTCTTCACCAACAACATTCACGGCCGACGAATCAACAACGACATTCTCAAACGTTCCGGCTCGGGCTACACCGCTTCGCACGGCAAGGACCTGATGCGCTCGAAAGATCCGTGGTTCATGGGCGTCACACTGCAATACGGCCCAGATGGCTCGGTGTTTGTCATCGATTGGTCCGACACTGGTGAGTGTCACAGCGTGCGTAACACGCGGCGCGAGACGGGGCGGATCTACAAAATCTCGTACGGCAAGCCGAAGCCGTTTTCTGGCAACATCGCCAAGTTGAGCGACGCTGACCTCGTCAAATTGCAGACGCATCACAACGATTGGTTCGTGCGACACGCGCGACGAGTTTTGCAAGAGCGTGCCGCAGCCAAGCAAGATCTTTCGTCGGCGGTGAACGATCTGCGCGCGACGTTCGAGCAGCAAACCAACATTCCGCAGAAATTGCGTTCGCTCTGGACGCTGCAGGCGCTGGAGCAGTGGGAAATCGAAGACTTCATTCGCCTGCTCCGCTACGAAGACGAATACGTTCGCGGTTGGGCCGTTCGACTTCTCTGCGAAGAGCCTGAGTTATCGCAATCTGCGCTCGAACGACTTGCTCTGGCCGCACGCGACGACGAATCGCCGCTCGTGCGGATGCACATCGCCAGCAATCTGCAACGGCTGAAGTTGGCCGGTCGTTGGAACATCGCGACGGCCCTGCTAAGTCATGACAAAGACGCTAAGGACGAAAACATTCCGCTGCTGGTTTGGTATGCCGTCGAGCCGCTGGTCACGGTCGATCCGCAGCGATTCGTCGCCTTGGCCGGTGAAGCAAAGTTGCCATTGGTCGCCCGCTTCATCGCCCGCCGGGCTGCCTCGCTCCCCGATTCAAAAAGTGAATTGGCCGCGCTCGTAAAAATGCTCAGCAGCACGAAAGGTGAAGTGCAAAAAGAACTCCTCGCCGGAATCATCGACGGCCTGGCGGGACGACGGACCGTCGCGATGCCCGAAACCTGGCCGAACGCCTACGCGAGTTTGAAAGTAGTGAACAGCGATTCGCTCGTCGAGAAGGCGCTGCAACTGGCCCTTATTTTTGATGATCCGCGAGCACTCGCCGACTTGCGCGCTCAAGCAAAAGATCCGAAAGTCGCAGCGGCAATTCGCAACCGGGCGATTCAAGCGCTCGTGGCCAAAAAAGCAAAAGGACTCGATGCCGAGTTGCTTGAACTGATCGGCGATACCCCGGTTGCGAAAGCAGCCCTCCGTGGCCTGGCTGAGTTCGAACATGCCGGCACAGCCACTGCGATCCTGTCGCAGTACTCCAAACTCGAGCCCAACACCCGTCAAGATGCGCTGCAAACGCTCGCCTCGCGCGCGGCCTGGGCCTTGCCGCTTGTCGCTGCCTTGGAGAAGAACGAAGTCCCTCGCGCCGATGTCACAGCCTACACCGCGCGGCAGATGTTCACCTTGAACAACGAAGAACTCACCACGCGACTGAAAGCAGCCTGGGGAGAGTTACGCACCAGTCCCGCCGAAAAACAGCAGCAGATTGCGTCGTTCAAGAAACGCTTCACGCTGGACGCGATTCAGAAGTCGGACCGCAGCGCCGGCCGAGCGATCTTTCAAAAGACCTGCGCCAACTGCCATACGATCTTCGGCACCGGCGGCAAGATCGGGCCGGATATCACCGGCTCGCAGCGGACCAATCTCGATTACTTATTGCACACGCTCATCGATCCTTCGGCCGCGGTCAACAAGGATTATCAGATGCACGTGATTCAAACGGTCGACGGCCGAACGATCACGGGACTGATTGCGGAAGAATCAAAAACCGCGCTCACCATGCAAACGGTCAACGAAAAGATCATCATCCCCGCCGACGAAATCGAGGAGCGCAAACTCTCGCCCGTCTCGATGATGCCCGACGGCTTGTTGCAAAATCTCAGCAATGACCAGGTCCGCCAACTACTGGCCTACTTGATGGGCCCCGACCAAGCGCCGCTGCCGAAGTAG